The following proteins come from a genomic window of Methanothrix sp.:
- a CDS encoding phosphoribosyltransferase, which produces MIGERFDCQVVSWDEAYRLERELASHIKRSGYRPDLVIAIGRGGFVPARIVCDRLLHTQLTSIRIERWGVAAHKLERATIRFPLSVDISKMRVLVVDDVTDTGDTLSAALEYLWSMNPEDIRTGVLHHKVSSRVEPDYCSEIVQRWRWIVYPWAFHEEMLGFVERILSGNPLGMEEIRIRLKRLYGIDISEQDLSEVLEDAILTGKAEMAGEGYVRAEQV; this is translated from the coding sequence ATGATCGGAGAGCGTTTTGATTGCCAGGTCGTATCGTGGGATGAGGCCTACAGGCTGGAGCGGGAGCTTGCATCTCACATAAAAAGATCCGGCTACCGTCCGGATCTCGTGATCGCGATAGGGCGGGGTGGGTTCGTTCCCGCGAGAATTGTCTGTGACCGTCTGCTGCACACGCAGCTCACAAGCATAAGGATCGAGAGATGGGGGGTTGCGGCTCACAAGCTCGAAAGGGCAACGATACGGTTCCCGCTGTCAGTGGATATCTCAAAGATGAGGGTTCTTGTTGTGGACGACGTGACCGACACGGGGGATACGCTCAGCGCCGCGCTGGAGTATCTCTGGAGCATGAACCCTGAGGATATCAGAACAGGCGTGCTGCATCACAAGGTCTCCAGCAGGGTGGAGCCTGATTACTGCTCTGAGATCGTCCAGAGATGGAGGTGGATCGTCTACCCATGGGCCTTCCACGAGGAGATGCTCGGATTTGTCGAGCGCATCCTTTCGGGCAATCCTCTGGGAATGGAGGAGATACGCATCCGTTTAAAGAGGTTGTACGGAATAGATATCAGCGAGCAGGATCTCTCCGAGGTGCTTGAGGACGCGATTCTCACAGGGAAGGCTGAAATGGCCGGAGAGGGGTATGTGAGGGCGGAGCAGGTCTGA
- the larA gene encoding nickel-dependent lactate racemase — MLSSDLKVSMNMLLGYGNSSVRVELQDGWEVVQPNELPSAHDGEIDRALDSPFGAGLEDLSGRSAAVIVSDITRPSPSHRILPPLVRRLRGIGVNDIKIVFALGTHRRMTDAEIRHLLRGCVRLPHFQHDTSRCVHLGETGRGTPVEIFDLVESSDLVIGTGNIEYHYYAGYSGGAKALLPGVSSERSIHHNHMMMREPKARSGFLDSPVRKDMEEAADIAGLDLILNVVLNSRKEIVSAVAGDYIKAHRAGAEVVDRMYLREVKPAEIVVTCAGGRPKDINLYQAVKALENAKGAAAPGGTIILLAECAEGLGDRVFERWARECSTPEECVERFAREYEFGGHKAAYIAELALRNNLILVSSMPRDVAEMCFFKPMRSIEEALELAWSAHGRDARTVLIPHGDLTLTRAR, encoded by the coding sequence TTGCTTTCATCGGATCTTAAGGTGTCAATGAACATGCTTCTCGGCTATGGAAACTCATCTGTGAGGGTCGAGCTCCAGGATGGCTGGGAGGTTGTCCAGCCGAATGAGCTGCCTTCAGCGCACGATGGCGAGATCGACAGAGCCCTGGACTCGCCGTTCGGCGCCGGCCTGGAGGATCTGTCGGGCAGAAGCGCGGCTGTGATCGTGAGCGACATCACCCGTCCATCCCCAAGCCACAGGATCCTTCCGCCCCTGGTGCGCAGGCTGAGGGGTATCGGCGTGAATGACATAAAGATCGTTTTTGCCCTTGGAACACACCGGCGCATGACCGATGCTGAGATCAGACACCTTCTGCGCGGATGCGTGAGACTCCCGCACTTCCAGCATGATACATCGAGATGCGTGCATCTTGGTGAGACCGGCCGGGGCACGCCGGTCGAGATCTTCGATCTTGTAGAGTCCTCGGATCTGGTAATAGGCACAGGCAACATAGAGTACCATTACTACGCTGGCTACAGCGGTGGCGCGAAGGCCCTTCTTCCTGGGGTATCATCAGAGCGATCGATACATCACAACCACATGATGATGAGGGAGCCAAAGGCGCGCTCCGGATTTCTCGACAGCCCTGTGAGAAAGGACATGGAAGAAGCAGCAGACATCGCAGGGCTCGATCTCATACTCAATGTGGTGCTCAACAGCAGGAAGGAGATCGTCTCAGCTGTGGCTGGCGATTACATAAAGGCGCATCGCGCAGGCGCAGAGGTTGTGGACAGGATGTACCTCCGTGAGGTGAAGCCAGCGGAGATAGTCGTAACATGCGCAGGAGGCAGGCCGAAGGACATCAATCTGTACCAGGCGGTGAAGGCGCTGGAGAATGCAAAGGGCGCCGCAGCTCCTGGCGGGACCATCATACTCCTGGCGGAATGCGCCGAAGGGCTGGGCGACAGGGTGTTCGAGCGATGGGCGAGGGAGTGCTCCACACCGGAGGAGTGCGTTGAGCGCTTTGCAAGAGAGTACGAGTTTGGCGGGCACAAGGCGGCTTACATAGCAGAGCTGGCACTCAGGAACAATCTCATCCTGGTATCATCAATGCCCAGAGATGTGGCTGAGATGTGCTTCTTCAAGCCTATGAGAAGCATAGAGGAGGCGCTCGAGCTCGCCTGGAGCGCGCATGGGAGGGATGCGAGGACGGTGCTGATCCCTCATGGAGACCTCACGCTGACCAGGGCGAGGTAG
- the tmk gene encoding dTMP kinase, with amino-acid sequence MQIMQADRGLLITLEGIDGAGKTTVARMLHKRFPDFVFTREPTEGPLGELARSTEEPLEQLFLFMADHANHLRSVVLPSISSGRIVVSDRYIDSRVAYQGALMRDLVPLDWIYEIHRPWSRMPDMTLLFRIDPSLALERCTNRGATSIFERESFLREVSRNFDILASREPERFVVIDAEREISDVADRAASEIERFIRRRNNLAGTQL; translated from the coding sequence ATGCAGATCATGCAAGCGGACAGAGGTCTTCTGATCACCCTCGAGGGAATAGACGGCGCTGGAAAGACGACCGTCGCGCGGATGCTCCATAAGAGGTTTCCGGATTTCGTTTTCACAAGAGAGCCGACTGAGGGGCCACTCGGAGAGCTGGCCAGGAGTACAGAGGAGCCGCTCGAGCAGCTCTTTCTGTTCATGGCGGATCACGCCAATCACCTCCGCTCAGTTGTACTCCCATCCATCAGCAGCGGAAGGATCGTGGTATCTGACAGATACATAGACTCGCGGGTCGCTTACCAGGGCGCCCTTATGAGGGATCTTGTCCCTCTCGACTGGATATACGAGATACACAGGCCGTGGTCGCGGATGCCTGATATGACGCTGCTATTCAGGATAGATCCATCACTGGCCCTCGAGAGGTGCACGAATCGCGGCGCGACCTCCATCTTCGAGAGGGAGTCGTTCCTGAGAGAGGTGAGCAGGAACTTTGATATCCTGGCTTCAAGGGAGCCTGAGAGGTTTGTGGTGATAGATGCGGAAAGGGAGATCTCAGATGTGGCAGACCGCGCTGCCTCTGAGATCGAGAGGTTCATACGACGGAGGAACAACCTGGCTGGAACTCAGCTGTAG
- a CDS encoding response regulator codes for MSSVLLVEDDENHASLFIRSFGEMNMGRIYWVSDGEEALDFLLHRGRYVDSTTSPRPDLILLDLRLPKMDGMDLLKEIKRSEDLRSIPVVILTTSKNRHDIRNAYLNHANSYLIKPLGFNKFQELARTVCTYWLMWNTLPPVSDAPDRSAAENASVA; via the coding sequence ATGTCATCGGTATTGCTTGTGGAGGACGACGAGAACCATGCGTCCCTCTTTATAAGATCCTTCGGAGAGATGAACATGGGAAGGATCTACTGGGTGAGTGATGGGGAGGAGGCTCTCGATTTCCTGCTCCATCGCGGCAGATACGTGGACAGCACCACCAGCCCCAGGCCGGATCTGATCCTTCTGGATCTGAGGCTCCCGAAAATGGATGGCATGGACCTCCTCAAGGAGATCAAGCGCTCAGAGGATCTGAGGAGCATACCGGTGGTGATCCTGACCACATCGAAGAACAGGCATGATATCAGGAACGCCTACCTTAACCATGCGAACAGCTATCTCATAAAGCCGCTTGGATTCAACAAGTTCCAGGAGCTTGCGAGAACCGTGTGCACATACTGGCTCATGTGGAACACACTGCCTCCGGTGAGCGATGCGCCCGACAGGAGCGCTGCAGAAAACGCCTCTGTCGCGTGA
- a CDS encoding FGGY family carbohydrate kinase encodes MYLGIDIGTTSVKAGLFTHEGDMVRGAVNRYRQFRSYESFAEIDPEMFWHALCEALRELKPPHEIKGISIGGHGPSPVFLDASMEPLTTSVLWLDRRAEREASLLSELIGRPVQPSWYVPQTMWLRSHRPEIFAQLKKVVQPMDYIAWKLTGSLTASVASEEILPWSDEEIDAAGLDPEMFPEQRIMGELIGCTKPDASRRAGLCGGIPVFAGAPDFVEAILATASFERGVVCDKAGTSEGIELCWDAPIDGFYTAPHPLDKALWHTGASLSTTGLSMEWMASLVSKHPSELAAEAEMAPPGSGGLTFLPYLSRERHSISAAGAMVGISLNHGLPEVSRAIMEGCACAMRLVIDRFKEKGVHIGEIRTTGTQSISRLWNQIKADITGLPVVSQRVLEGEMLGAAMIAAYGSGDYHSIQEASRCMAHPRERFEPDSTTGDRIFERFRSSACSISHTRILK; translated from the coding sequence ATGTATCTTGGCATCGATATCGGCACCACCTCAGTCAAGGCGGGGCTGTTCACGCATGAAGGAGATATGGTGAGGGGTGCTGTAAACAGGTACAGGCAGTTCAGGAGCTACGAGAGCTTTGCAGAGATAGATCCGGAAATGTTCTGGCATGCCCTCTGCGAGGCGCTCCGCGAGCTGAAACCACCGCATGAGATCAAGGGAATATCGATCGGTGGCCACGGGCCATCCCCGGTCTTTCTCGATGCATCCATGGAACCGCTCACGACCTCGGTGCTCTGGCTGGACAGAAGGGCTGAGAGAGAGGCATCTCTGCTCTCAGAGCTTATTGGAAGACCTGTGCAGCCCTCCTGGTACGTCCCGCAGACGATGTGGCTCAGGAGCCACAGGCCTGAGATCTTTGCACAGCTGAAAAAGGTGGTCCAGCCTATGGACTATATCGCATGGAAGCTCACCGGATCTTTAACAGCATCCGTGGCCTCAGAGGAGATACTGCCCTGGAGCGATGAGGAGATCGATGCAGCGGGTCTTGATCCTGAGATGTTCCCGGAGCAGCGGATCATGGGAGAGCTGATAGGATGCACAAAACCGGATGCATCGCGCAGAGCCGGGCTTTGTGGGGGGATTCCGGTCTTCGCAGGCGCGCCCGACTTCGTGGAGGCGATTCTAGCGACTGCATCGTTCGAGAGGGGGGTTGTGTGCGACAAGGCCGGCACCTCTGAGGGGATCGAGCTCTGCTGGGATGCTCCAATCGATGGATTCTACACGGCTCCTCACCCTCTTGATAAAGCTCTCTGGCACACAGGCGCCTCTCTCTCTACGACGGGCCTGAGCATGGAGTGGATGGCATCTCTTGTCTCGAAGCATCCGTCAGAGCTTGCAGCAGAGGCTGAGATGGCACCCCCAGGCTCAGGCGGTCTTACATTTTTGCCGTACCTATCCCGCGAACGCCACAGCATCTCCGCTGCGGGCGCGATGGTGGGAATCTCCTTGAATCACGGACTGCCTGAGGTATCCAGGGCGATCATGGAGGGATGCGCATGCGCGATGCGGCTGGTGATCGACAGGTTTAAGGAAAAAGGCGTACACATTGGAGAGATACGGACTACAGGAACGCAGTCGATCTCAAGGCTCTGGAACCAGATAAAGGCAGATATAACAGGCCTGCCCGTGGTCTCACAGAGGGTGCTGGAGGGAGAGATGCTGGGCGCTGCGATGATAGCTGCATATGGATCTGGCGATTATCACAGCATCCAGGAGGCCTCGCGATGCATGGCCCATCCAAGGGAGAGGTTCGAGCCAGATAGCACGACAGGAGACAGGATATTCGAGCGGTTCAGAAGTTCGGCCTGCAGCATCTCACATACCAGGATACTCAAATAA
- a CDS encoding DNA polymerase II large subunit, with product MSTDYFERLERGLGEEMEIARKARSKGLDPELDVEIPIAIDLAERVEKLVSIPGVADRIRELEAQGLSREEAALAIGRDFAEGRLGKGASRLDAIDMAIRTSVALLTEGVVAAPIEGIARVGLGKNDDGSEYLKVYYAGPIRSAGGTAQALSVLVADYVRRSMGIAPYRPTEEEIERYVEEIGLYKRLQHLQYTPSDDEIRTIIRNCPVCIDGEPTEEEEVSGYRDLPRVETNRVRGGIALVSAEGIALKRPKIKKHVSKLGIDGWEWLDALGGEKKDGGGSSEKFLRDLIAGRPVFSHPSRPGGFRLRYGRSRNTGLAAAGINPATMMVLNHFLAPGTQIKVEQPGKAAAVAPVSSIEGPTVRLVNGDVVRIDDPASFPWISSPEALKRNISRIIDLGEILVSYGDFMENNRPLAPASYTFEWWAEELRRAGGDPEGMEHIDGRTAIQLSRDFGVPLHPDHTYLWHDITLDELDQLADAASGGCIDGDVLLMDLRDDTKEILEKLLVHHKVRDGRIVVEDARPLLLCLGVDESGRRWRRDDLDAEDALSAVNKLSGLRIKARAPTRIGCRMGRPEKSDRREMRPPPHVLFPTGPEGGKSRLVNEAAEHGFIEAVVERRRCPSCGKEGFAFRCECGAHTERVRACPSCGVRSDEKCPRCGTETSAATRFRIDVKSTLARALESLGERVDNIRGVMGLTSRDSTPEPLEKGVLRAKHGVFIFKDGTSRYDLTDLPLTHFRPREIGTSVEVLRDLGYTHDIHGEPLERDDQILELKVQDVVLCRDAGNWLLRVSRFVDDLLLKFYGLEPYYRAERPEDLIGRLMIGLAPHTSAGVLCRLIGFTRASAGYAHPYFHAAKRRNCDGDEDCVMLLMDALLNFSRSYLPEKRGGKMDAPLVLTTRINPAEVDKEAHNLDLSFRYPLEFYEATLRNANPKDVEGLIDLVSKRLGGEGQYSGFGFTHDTDDIAGGPRNSSYKTLETMIDKMKSQLELARLIRAVDATDVAERVINSHFLPDLMGNLRAFSRQSVRCVKCNAKYRRPPLSELCPKCGGRLVLTVHEGSVRKYLEVSMKVAEEYGVSSYTRQRLELIRMEIESLFRSDKVKQTGLADFV from the coding sequence TTGAGCACTGATTACTTTGAGCGTCTTGAGCGCGGCCTTGGAGAGGAGATGGAGATCGCCAGAAAGGCGAGATCGAAGGGCCTCGATCCGGAGCTGGATGTGGAGATACCCATAGCCATCGATCTGGCCGAGCGGGTCGAGAAGCTCGTCTCCATACCGGGAGTTGCAGACAGGATAAGAGAGCTCGAGGCGCAGGGGCTCAGCAGGGAGGAGGCCGCGCTCGCCATCGGCAGGGACTTCGCCGAGGGGCGTCTCGGGAAGGGAGCAAGCAGGCTCGATGCAATAGACATGGCCATAAGGACCTCTGTGGCGCTTCTCACCGAGGGCGTGGTTGCGGCGCCGATTGAGGGCATAGCCAGGGTCGGGCTGGGAAAGAACGATGACGGTAGCGAGTACCTGAAGGTGTACTACGCAGGCCCGATAAGATCCGCTGGTGGAACCGCCCAGGCGCTATCGGTGCTCGTTGCGGATTACGTGAGGAGGAGCATGGGCATAGCCCCGTACAGACCCACAGAGGAGGAGATAGAGAGGTACGTCGAGGAGATCGGCCTCTACAAGCGCCTTCAGCACCTCCAGTATACTCCATCAGACGATGAGATCAGGACGATAATCAGAAACTGTCCCGTCTGCATAGATGGCGAGCCCACAGAGGAGGAGGAGGTCTCAGGCTACCGGGATCTTCCGAGGGTTGAGACGAACAGGGTTCGTGGCGGCATCGCGCTCGTCTCCGCAGAGGGCATCGCGCTGAAGCGCCCGAAGATAAAGAAGCACGTCTCCAAGCTCGGAATAGATGGATGGGAATGGCTGGATGCGCTCGGCGGGGAGAAGAAGGACGGAGGGGGATCGAGCGAGAAGTTTTTAAGAGACCTTATAGCGGGCAGGCCAGTGTTCTCCCATCCATCCAGGCCCGGGGGGTTCAGGCTGCGCTACGGGAGATCCAGAAATACTGGTCTTGCAGCGGCCGGCATAAATCCGGCAACGATGATGGTTCTGAATCACTTCCTTGCGCCCGGAACCCAGATCAAGGTCGAGCAGCCCGGCAAGGCTGCAGCCGTAGCTCCGGTGAGCTCAATCGAGGGTCCAACCGTGCGTCTGGTGAATGGAGACGTTGTGCGCATAGATGACCCCGCATCGTTCCCCTGGATATCGAGCCCTGAGGCTCTGAAGAGAAACATCTCCAGGATCATAGATCTCGGCGAGATCCTGGTCAGCTACGGGGACTTCATGGAGAACAACAGGCCGCTTGCGCCCGCATCCTACACCTTCGAGTGGTGGGCCGAGGAGCTCAGGAGGGCTGGCGGAGATCCGGAGGGCATGGAGCACATAGATGGAAGAACCGCGATACAGCTCTCGAGAGATTTCGGTGTGCCTCTGCATCCTGACCACACATACCTCTGGCACGATATAACCCTGGATGAGCTGGATCAGCTCGCGGATGCTGCATCTGGAGGATGCATCGATGGGGATGTCCTCCTCATGGATCTGCGTGATGACACGAAGGAGATTCTGGAGAAGCTGCTCGTCCATCACAAAGTCAGAGATGGAAGGATCGTGGTGGAGGACGCTCGCCCGCTTCTACTATGTCTGGGCGTGGACGAGAGCGGCAGGCGCTGGAGGAGAGATGATCTCGATGCAGAAGACGCGCTCAGCGCTGTGAACAAGCTCTCAGGTCTCAGAATCAAAGCGAGGGCTCCCACCAGGATCGGGTGCAGGATGGGTCGACCGGAGAAATCCGATAGGCGGGAGATGAGGCCACCGCCGCATGTTCTCTTTCCCACAGGCCCTGAGGGAGGAAAGAGCCGTCTCGTGAACGAGGCTGCAGAGCATGGATTCATAGAGGCTGTTGTTGAGAGAAGGAGATGCCCATCATGCGGCAAGGAGGGGTTTGCGTTCAGGTGTGAGTGTGGGGCGCACACGGAGCGGGTGCGCGCGTGCCCATCGTGCGGCGTGCGCTCCGATGAGAAATGCCCGAGGTGCGGGACGGAGACAAGCGCAGCCACGCGGTTTAGGATAGATGTGAAGAGCACTCTCGCAAGAGCCCTTGAGTCTCTGGGGGAGCGTGTTGATAACATAAGGGGGGTCATGGGGCTGACCTCCAGGGACTCCACGCCGGAGCCGCTTGAGAAGGGGGTGCTGAGAGCAAAGCACGGCGTGTTCATCTTCAAGGATGGAACCTCGAGGTACGATCTCACAGATCTCCCGCTTACCCACTTCCGTCCCAGGGAGATCGGCACCAGCGTGGAGGTTCTTCGCGATCTCGGATACACCCACGACATCCACGGAGAGCCTCTGGAGAGGGACGATCAGATCCTGGAGCTGAAGGTCCAGGATGTCGTGCTCTGCAGGGATGCAGGCAACTGGCTTCTCAGGGTCTCGAGGTTTGTGGACGATCTCCTCCTCAAATTCTACGGCCTGGAGCCGTACTACAGAGCTGAGAGACCTGAGGATCTCATCGGCAGGCTCATGATCGGCCTGGCCCCGCACACATCCGCTGGCGTCCTCTGCAGGCTGATCGGGTTCACGAGGGCCAGCGCCGGATACGCCCATCCATATTTCCACGCTGCCAAGCGCAGAAACTGCGATGGCGATGAGGACTGTGTGATGCTGCTCATGGATGCGCTCCTGAACTTCTCCAGGTCCTACCTGCCGGAGAAGAGGGGAGGGAAGATGGACGCGCCACTCGTCCTGACGACGCGGATAAATCCGGCAGAGGTCGACAAGGAGGCCCACAACCTCGATCTATCCTTCAGGTATCCACTGGAGTTCTACGAGGCGACTTTGAGGAATGCAAACCCGAAGGACGTCGAGGGGTTGATCGATCTCGTCTCTAAGCGGCTTGGAGGCGAGGGGCAGTACTCTGGCTTCGGCTTCACCCACGACACCGACGATATCGCCGGCGGGCCCAGAAACAGCTCCTACAAGACCCTTGAGACGATGATAGACAAGATGAAATCCCAGCTGGAGCTCGCCAGGTTGATAAGGGCGGTCGATGCGACCGATGTGGCCGAGCGTGTGATAAACTCGCATTTCCTGCCAGATCTGATGGGGAACCTCAGGGCGTTCTCGCGACAGAGCGTGCGCTGCGTGAAGTGCAATGCGAAGTACAGGAGGCCTCCGCTCAGCGAGCTCTGCCCGAAGTGTGGAGGGAGGCTGGTGCTCACCGTTCACGAAGGCAGCGTAAGAAAGTACCTCGAGGTCTCGATGAAGGTCGCCGAGGAGTACGGCGTCTCGAGCTACACGCGCCAGCGGCTCGAGCTGATCAGGATGGAGATAGAGTCGCTGTTCAGATCAGATAAGGTGAAGCAGACCGGCCTCGCGGATTTTGTGTGA
- a CDS encoding DUF296 domain-containing protein, giving the protein MPEMVMVGLQHGSDIMEAIRDAAADLSIYAGFFSVIGALSSVDLAYYDQKEKVYRQRSFEGDFEIASCTGNISLKDGQRFVHAHIALADKNYNLFGGHLLGGRVFAAELHIMGLEGEPPVREYDPVTGLFLWRRS; this is encoded by the coding sequence ATGCCGGAGATGGTGATGGTGGGGCTGCAGCACGGCTCTGATATAATGGAAGCTATAAGAGATGCTGCAGCAGATCTGTCTATATATGCCGGATTCTTCAGCGTCATAGGAGCGCTATCCTCGGTTGATCTCGCGTACTATGATCAGAAAGAAAAGGTGTACAGGCAGCGCAGCTTTGAAGGAGATTTCGAGATAGCATCCTGCACCGGCAACATATCTTTAAAAGATGGACAGAGATTTGTCCATGCACACATCGCACTCGCAGATAAGAATTACAACCTCTTCGGCGGGCATCTGCTCGGCGGCAGGGTCTTTGCTGCTGAGCTTCACATCATGGGTCTTGAGGGAGAGCCACCTGTTAGAGAATACGATCCCGTGACAGGTCTGTTTCTCTGGAGGCGGAGTTGA
- the purM gene encoding phosphoribosylformylglycinamidine cyclo-ligase translates to MKGMTYSDAGVDIELENRSIDAMKRRLTFSRKGFGAPLTGIGHYAGLIDMGEFAIAMTTDGVGSKILIANAMRKWDTIGIDCIAMNVNDLLAIGAEPLAFVDYLAVERVDPEVSEQIAVGLQKGAEISNISIVGGETASLPEMIRGLDLAGTAIGYVKKDRVITGERVRVGDAVVGVPSTGLHSNGYTLARRIIESSGYTYFDTMPGDSRSIGEILLTPTRIYIEVLELLRRCDVHGLAHITGSGLLKLHRITDLGFEITDPIEPQPVFRFLQELGGVDDAEMYRTFNMGMGFVVVLPEEQADDACRIMGPGSKVIGRIVKSGLRAGSVILR, encoded by the coding sequence ATGAAGGGTATGACATACTCGGATGCAGGCGTCGATATAGAGCTGGAGAACAGATCGATCGATGCGATGAAGCGGAGGCTCACGTTCTCCAGAAAGGGCTTCGGCGCACCTCTTACCGGCATAGGACATTATGCCGGCCTGATCGACATGGGCGAGTTCGCGATAGCGATGACGACCGATGGGGTCGGGAGCAAGATCCTGATCGCAAATGCGATGCGCAAGTGGGACACCATAGGGATAGACTGCATCGCCATGAACGTGAATGATCTTCTAGCAATAGGCGCCGAGCCGCTGGCGTTTGTTGATTACCTCGCTGTGGAGAGGGTCGATCCTGAGGTCTCGGAGCAGATAGCTGTGGGGCTCCAGAAGGGCGCTGAGATATCAAACATCAGCATAGTCGGAGGGGAGACCGCATCGCTGCCTGAGATGATCCGGGGCCTGGATCTTGCCGGCACAGCCATAGGCTATGTGAAGAAGGACAGGGTGATCACAGGCGAGAGGGTCCGCGTCGGCGATGCTGTGGTCGGTGTGCCGAGCACAGGGCTGCACAGCAACGGCTACACTCTCGCCAGGAGGATAATCGAGAGCTCTGGCTACACGTACTTCGATACGATGCCGGGCGACTCCAGGAGCATAGGCGAGATCCTGCTGACCCCCACCAGGATATACATCGAGGTTCTGGAGCTTCTCCGGAGATGCGATGTCCATGGCCTTGCACACATAACAGGCAGCGGGCTCCTAAAGCTTCACCGCATAACAGACCTCGGCTTCGAGATAACAGACCCCATCGAGCCGCAGCCTGTCTTCAGGTTCCTGCAGGAGCTGGGGGGCGTGGATGATGCTGAGATGTACCGGACGTTCAACATGGGAATGGGGTTCGTCGTGGTGCTTCCTGAGGAGCAGGCAGACGATGCTTGCAGGATAATGGGGCCTGGCTCGAAGGTCATCGGCAGGATAGTCAAGAGCGGCCTGAGGGCAGGCAGCGTCATACTCAGGTGA
- a CDS encoding aspartate kinase, with product MARLVMKFGGVSVADGRRLRNVGELVRGFSSGNEIVVVTSALQGVTDDLLECARSSAKYGRVSDVEGFIKRLSERHEQAITDAISDDSIREEIRSDIRKKIDMLEKAYVGICYLGELTSRSVDYISSFGEQLSAPILSGVFRDMGIESKYYTGGDAGIITNSDYGNAKPLEKSYALIAKRLLPIKGIPVVTGFIAKDENGITTTLGRGGSDFTASIIGAAIDADEIWFWKETSGVLTADPKIDPSAKTIPTISYIEAMELSFFGAKVLHPRAIEPAIRKGIPVRVKCTFDPESPGTRIVQEEELKDGVIKAVSLSTNVALLNVSGAEMIGTPGVAARVFSALANSGVNIIMISQGSSEANISMVVEEKDLDRAEEALRRELPREIVKDITHNKDVCVVAVVGSGMAGTPGVAGRLFSAMGRAGINVRMISQGSSEHNISFVVASKDGKRAVQEIHREFKLNGERT from the coding sequence ATGGCACGCTTGGTAATGAAATTCGGCGGGGTTTCTGTGGCCGATGGCAGGCGGCTCAGAAACGTTGGGGAGCTTGTGAGGGGATTCAGCTCAGGGAATGAGATCGTGGTGGTGACCTCTGCCCTCCAGGGCGTCACCGATGACCTGCTGGAATGTGCGAGGTCCTCCGCCAAGTACGGCAGGGTATCTGACGTCGAGGGTTTCATCAAGAGGCTCTCTGAGAGGCACGAGCAGGCGATCACAGATGCGATATCCGATGATTCGATACGGGAGGAGATCAGATCTGACATACGCAAGAAGATCGACATGCTTGAGAAGGCCTACGTCGGAATATGCTATCTCGGAGAGCTCACATCGAGATCCGTAGATTACATATCAAGCTTTGGCGAGCAGCTCTCTGCCCCGATACTCTCTGGCGTATTCAGGGATATGGGGATTGAGTCCAAGTACTACACGGGTGGAGACGCGGGGATAATCACAAACAGCGATTACGGGAATGCGAAACCACTCGAGAAGAGCTATGCACTCATAGCGAAGAGGCTGCTGCCAATAAAGGGGATACCTGTTGTCACCGGCTTCATAGCAAAGGATGAGAACGGCATAACAACAACGCTCGGGCGCGGCGGGTCTGACTTCACAGCATCGATAATCGGAGCTGCAATAGACGCGGATGAGATCTGGTTCTGGAAGGAGACCTCTGGAGTACTTACAGCAGATCCCAAGATAGATCCGTCCGCGAAGACCATACCCACGATATCCTACATAGAGGCCATGGAGCTCTCCTTCTTCGGAGCGAAGGTTCTGCATCCAAGAGCGATCGAGCCGGCGATAAGGAAGGGCATACCGGTAAGGGTGAAATGCACATTCGATCCGGAGAGTCCTGGAACGAGGATAGTCCAGGAGGAGGAGCTGAAGGATGGTGTTATAAAGGCGGTGAGCCTGTCCACCAATGTTGCACTGCTCAATGTATCTGGCGCGGAGATGATCGGCACTCCAGGAGTCGCGGCCAGGGTGTTCTCAGCCCTCGCAAACTCTGGTGTGAACATAATCATGATCAGCCAGGGCTCATCAGAGGCGAACATATCGATGGTTGTGGAGGAAAAGGACCTTGACAGGGCAGAGGAGGCTCTCAGGCGCGAGCTCCCCAGGGAGATCGTGAAGGATATCACCCACAACAAGGATGTCTGCGTCGTCGCAGTTGTGGGCTCTGGCATGGCAGGCACCCCAGGTGTGGCCGGCCGTCTCTTCAGCGCCATGGGGAGGGCAGGGATAAACGTGAGGATGATCAGCCAGGGATCGAGCGAGCACAACATATCATTCGTCGTCGCATCAAAGGATGGAAAGCGGGCGGTGCAGGAGATACACCGGGAGTTCAAGCTCAACGGTGAGCGCACATGA